In Halopelagius inordinatus, a single genomic region encodes these proteins:
- a CDS encoding translation initiation factor eIF-2B, with the protein MIDETIEEIREMQTHSSSVVAIKAARSLRELLDRDHATVEDFERDLERNASALRRANPSHASLYNAMQGILRNVVGRADTVAESKSLTEEIIERVVEDVDHGKSRAAENAVEMFEDGDVFLTHDYSSTVLEAVELAAAEGMDLTAYVTEARPRFLGRKTARTLAAIDSVETHLLVDGAVGMVLGECDRVVIGMDCIVDDTLYNRVGTFPIAATAARLDVPVVVVGSGAKLVDDGFAFENEHRSSAEVSLEPLENVEIENPAYDATPMELVDEVVTDSGVEPQ; encoded by the coding sequence ATGATAGACGAGACGATAGAGGAAATCCGGGAGATGCAGACGCACAGTTCCTCGGTCGTCGCCATCAAGGCAGCACGGTCGTTGCGGGAACTGCTCGACCGTGACCACGCGACGGTCGAGGACTTCGAACGCGACTTAGAGCGTAACGCGAGCGCACTCCGGCGGGCGAACCCGTCGCACGCGTCGCTGTACAACGCGATGCAGGGCATCCTCCGGAACGTCGTCGGACGCGCCGACACCGTCGCGGAGTCGAAGTCTCTCACCGAGGAGATAATCGAACGCGTCGTCGAGGACGTCGACCACGGGAAATCTCGCGCCGCAGAGAACGCCGTCGAGATGTTCGAAGACGGCGACGTGTTTCTCACCCACGACTACTCTTCGACGGTGTTGGAAGCCGTCGAACTCGCCGCCGCCGAGGGGATGGACCTGACCGCGTACGTCACCGAGGCGCGCCCGCGGTTTCTCGGCCGAAAGACAGCCAGAACGCTCGCCGCCATCGACAGCGTGGAGACGCACCTGCTCGTCGACGGCGCAGTCGGAATGGTGTTAGGAGAGTGCGACCGTGTCGTCATCGGGATGGACTGCATCGTAGACGACACTCTGTACAACCGCGTCGGCACGTTCCCCATCGCCGCGACGGCCGCCAGACTCGACGTTCCCGTCGTCGTCGTCGGCTCCGGCGCGAAGCTAGTCGACGACGGGTTCGCCTTCGAGAACGAACACCGCTCGTCGGCCGAGGTGTCGTTGGAGCCGTTGGAGAACGTCGAAATCGAGAACCCCGCCTACGACGCCACGCCAATGGAACTCGTCGACGAAGTCGTCACCGACTCCGGCGTCGAACCGCAGTAA
- a CDS encoding archease: MSFELRDHTADVAVEATASDLSGVFAAVADGLAAAGCDSIPETGGERFDVAVRAEGVEALLFDYLDQLIYERDVRGVLPADNAAAVRGPDDGAERCDDEAWRLEGSARGIPLSAVDAREIKAVTYSEMAVAETDDGWRAYVVLDV; this comes from the coding sequence ATGAGCTTCGAACTCCGAGACCACACGGCCGACGTGGCCGTCGAGGCGACGGCGTCGGACCTCTCGGGGGTGTTCGCCGCCGTCGCGGACGGACTCGCCGCGGCCGGATGCGACTCCATCCCGGAGACGGGCGGCGAACGATTCGACGTCGCGGTGCGGGCGGAGGGCGTCGAAGCCCTGTTGTTCGACTACCTCGACCAACTCATCTACGAACGGGACGTTCGAGGCGTCCTCCCCGCGGACAACGCCGCGGCGGTTCGCGGGCCCGACGACGGGGCGGAACGCTGCGACGACGAGGCGTGGAGGCTCGAAGGGTCCGCGCGCGGAATTCCGCTCTCGGCGGTGGACGCCCGGGAGATAAAGGCGGTGACCTACTCCGAGATGGCCGTCGCGGAGACGGACGACGGGTGGCGCGCGTACGTCGTCCTCGACGTGTGA
- a CDS encoding RtcB family protein has translation MNCLSGDSEVLLSFGRRRKIRNLWRDFDEQDAVVATDEGERDSRIRLYTETDDRTVHEVETTVGETIEATADHPFSTPNGMVELGDLGPGDAVFRHPFVGIEDEEPPEFTVLDEDDFADENPQLVRGLRERGLLPLKSTDDAFNRLLKLVGHHTGDGSFSREQSWFYGDPGDLKSIREDIEAVGYTPSRIYERERKHEIDGNEFERTEYSVRATANGFRLLLTKLGAPAGKKVESAFGVPDYLDRVADWQKALYLSAFFGAEMSAPAAMTAKNLYCPSVSHNRLANEYDAGERFMSDLMRHLNELGVRTNGLEEVERTTTASGETVRFRFGVKNDSENLIRFFTRIGYRYNREKQKRAVLAAEYLSRKERIIDERARIAEEVRALADGGVAPKDIKTRFDEVNDRFVERSLYGGRTGRPRPPRTFPDFDEFAETTSVREDMTVESEIVSITERGTKTVYDIGVEHEAHNFVANGFVVSNCGVRMMKTNLTYDDVKGREEELVESLFANVPSGLGGGGVVQGDTDAVEGVLERGMDWALEEGWAVRDDLAHCEDEGVRHDADADAVSKKAKDRGKNQLGSLGSGNHFLEVQRVTDVFREEVADSFGLFDDQIVVLIHCGSRGLGHQVCSDYLRRIEKEHGDLLADLPDKELAAAPAGSELAEEYYGAMCAAINFAWVNRQLVMHRTRQVFERVFGRDWEEMEMELLYDVAHNIAKKEVHDVDGEERELYVHRKGATRAFPAGRPELPSAYRDVGQPVIIPGSMGAGSYVLRGGENSLDLTFGSTAHGAGRTMSRTQAKQEYWGETVQNELRDQEKIYVKAQSGATVAEEAPGVYKDVDEVVRVSDELGIGDKVARTFPVCNIKG, from the coding sequence ATCAACTGCCTCTCGGGTGACAGCGAGGTTCTCCTCTCTTTCGGAAGACGACGTAAAATACGCAACCTCTGGCGCGACTTCGACGAGCAAGACGCGGTTGTCGCGACCGACGAGGGAGAGCGCGACTCTCGAATCCGCCTCTACACCGAGACGGACGATCGGACGGTTCACGAGGTAGAGACGACGGTGGGAGAGACTATCGAAGCGACGGCAGACCATCCGTTCTCGACGCCGAACGGGATGGTCGAACTCGGTGACCTCGGTCCCGGTGATGCGGTCTTCAGACACCCGTTCGTCGGAATCGAAGACGAAGAACCGCCGGAGTTCACCGTCCTTGACGAAGACGACTTTGCCGACGAAAACCCGCAACTCGTGCGAGGACTCCGAGAGCGCGGTCTCCTCCCGCTGAAATCGACCGACGACGCGTTTAACCGACTCCTGAAGCTCGTCGGTCATCATACGGGAGACGGGTCGTTCAGTCGGGAGCAGTCGTGGTTTTACGGCGACCCCGGGGACTTGAAATCGATTCGAGAGGACATCGAGGCGGTCGGGTACACACCGTCTCGCATCTACGAACGAGAGCGGAAACACGAAATCGACGGAAACGAGTTCGAACGGACCGAGTACAGCGTTCGTGCGACCGCGAACGGGTTCCGACTCCTGCTAACTAAGCTCGGCGCACCGGCGGGAAAGAAGGTCGAGTCCGCCTTCGGTGTCCCGGACTATCTCGACCGCGTTGCGGACTGGCAGAAGGCGCTCTACCTGTCGGCGTTCTTCGGCGCGGAGATGAGTGCTCCCGCGGCGATGACGGCGAAGAATCTGTACTGTCCGTCCGTCTCGCACAACCGACTCGCCAACGAGTACGACGCCGGCGAACGGTTTATGAGCGACCTCATGCGCCACCTGAACGAGCTCGGTGTACGGACGAACGGACTCGAAGAGGTGGAGCGAACGACGACGGCGAGCGGAGAGACCGTTCGGTTCCGCTTCGGCGTGAAGAACGACTCGGAGAACCTCATCCGCTTCTTCACTCGCATCGGGTACCGTTACAACCGCGAAAAACAGAAGCGTGCGGTACTCGCGGCCGAGTATCTCTCGCGAAAGGAGCGCATCATCGACGAGAGAGCACGAATCGCAGAGGAGGTGCGGGCGCTCGCTGATGGCGGCGTCGCGCCAAAAGATATCAAGACGCGATTCGACGAAGTGAACGACCGATTCGTCGAACGAAGCTTGTACGGCGGTCGGACGGGTCGCCCGCGTCCACCGAGAACGTTCCCCGACTTCGACGAGTTCGCGGAGACGACGTCGGTCAGAGAGGACATGACGGTCGAGTCCGAGATAGTCTCGATAACGGAGCGCGGGACGAAGACGGTGTACGACATCGGCGTCGAACACGAGGCCCACAACTTCGTCGCGAACGGGTTCGTCGTATCGAACTGCGGCGTCAGAATGATGAAAACGAACCTCACCTACGACGACGTGAAGGGACGCGAGGAGGAACTCGTCGAGTCCCTCTTTGCGAACGTCCCCTCCGGCCTCGGCGGCGGCGGCGTCGTCCAAGGCGACACGGACGCCGTCGAGGGCGTCCTCGAACGCGGGATGGACTGGGCACTCGAAGAGGGGTGGGCCGTGAGAGACGACTTGGCCCACTGCGAGGACGAGGGCGTCCGCCACGACGCCGACGCCGACGCGGTGTCGAAGAAAGCCAAAGACCGCGGGAAAAACCAGTTGGGCAGTCTCGGGTCGGGAAACCACTTTCTCGAAGTCCAGCGAGTCACCGACGTGTTCCGCGAGGAGGTGGCGGACTCGTTCGGCCTGTTCGACGACCAGATAGTCGTCCTCATCCACTGCGGGTCGCGCGGACTCGGCCATCAGGTGTGTTCGGACTACTTGCGGCGAATCGAGAAGGAACACGGCGACTTGCTCGCGGACCTGCCGGACAAGGAACTGGCCGCCGCGCCCGCCGGGTCCGAACTGGCCGAGGAGTACTACGGCGCGATGTGCGCCGCCATCAACTTCGCGTGGGTGAACCGCCAACTCGTCATGCACCGCACGCGGCAGGTGTTCGAACGCGTCTTCGGGCGCGACTGGGAGGAGATGGAGATGGAGTTGCTCTACGACGTGGCCCACAACATCGCGAAGAAGGAAGTCCACGACGTGGACGGAGAAGAGAGGGAACTGTACGTCCACCGGAAGGGCGCGACGCGGGCGTTCCCGGCGGGCCGACCGGAACTTCCCTCCGCGTACCGCGACGTGGGCCAACCCGTCATCATCCCCGGGAGCATGGGTGCGGGGTCGTACGTCCTCCGCGGCGGGGAGAACTCCTTGGACCTGACGTTCGGTTCCACCGCCCACGGCGCGGGCCGGACGATGAGTCGAACGCAGGCGAAACAGGAGTACTGGGGCGAGACGGTCCAGAACGAACTGCGCGACCAAGAGAAGATATACGTCAAGGCGCAGTCGGGCGCGACGGTGGCCGAGGAGGCACCCGGCGTCTACAAGGACGTAGACGAGGTGGTCCGCGTCTCGGACGAACTCGGCATCGGCGACAAGGTGGCTCGGACGTTCCCGGTCTGCAACATCAAAGGCTGA
- a CDS encoding Gfo/Idh/MocA family protein: MTLDIGMLGYRFMGQAHSNAIARLPMFFPDAPDVNRHTLVGRDEEALADAADRFGFENTATDWADAVDEVDVFYNLGPNHLHAEPSIAALDAGVPVFCEKPLAPTLEEAEPMRDAAADADVPAGCAFNYRFVPAIRYAKGLIEDGKLGEIHHVRGRYLQDWLVDPDAPWAWRMDEELAGSGALGDLGAHTIDLVSFLVGSVAGDIDRISGHLQTFVEERPVPDTGETKPVTVDDAYTAQAEFENGAMGSFEASRFANGHKNDHTIEIQGSEGSLKFSLERLNELEYKGSDHRGYETILVTDESDPYLDHWWPPGHVLGWEHTFVHENYEFLSAVADGGEFHPSFEDAYEVQEILDAIERSDETGEWVALG, from the coding sequence ATGACACTCGACATCGGAATGTTGGGGTATCGCTTCATGGGGCAGGCGCACTCGAACGCGATTGCGCGACTGCCGATGTTCTTCCCGGACGCGCCCGACGTCAACCGACACACTCTCGTCGGGCGCGACGAGGAGGCACTCGCCGACGCCGCAGATCGGTTCGGCTTCGAGAACACCGCCACCGACTGGGCGGACGCCGTAGACGAGGTGGACGTGTTCTACAACCTCGGGCCGAACCACCTCCACGCCGAACCCTCCATCGCCGCCCTCGACGCGGGCGTCCCGGTGTTCTGTGAGAAACCGCTCGCGCCGACGCTCGAAGAGGCCGAACCGATGCGCGACGCCGCGGCGGACGCCGACGTGCCCGCCGGATGCGCGTTCAACTACCGGTTCGTCCCCGCGATTCGGTACGCGAAAGGTCTCATCGAGGACGGCAAACTCGGCGAGATTCACCACGTCCGCGGGCGCTACCTCCAAGACTGGCTCGTTGACCCCGACGCGCCGTGGGCGTGGCGGATGGACGAGGAACTGGCCGGAAGCGGCGCACTCGGCGACTTGGGCGCACACACCATCGACCTCGTTTCCTTCCTCGTCGGTAGCGTCGCGGGCGACATCGACCGCATCTCCGGGCATCTCCAGACGTTCGTGGAGGAACGCCCCGTCCCCGACACGGGCGAGACGAAGCCGGTGACCGTAGACGACGCCTACACCGCGCAGGCCGAGTTCGAAAACGGCGCGATGGGCTCGTTCGAGGCGTCGAGGTTCGCGAACGGACACAAAAACGACCACACGATAGAGATACAGGGGTCCGAGGGGAGCCTGAAGTTTTCCTTGGAACGGCTGAACGAACTGGAGTACAAAGGTTCGGACCACCGAGGGTACGAGACGATTCTGGTGACAGACGAGTCCGACCCCTATCTCGACCACTGGTGGCCGCCGGGTCACGTCCTCGGGTGGGAACACACCTTCGTCCACGAGAACTACGAGTTCCTCTCTGCGGTGGCCGACGGCGGCGAGTTCCACCCGTCGTTCGAGGACGCCTACGAGGTACAGGAGATTCTCGACGCGATAGAGCGGTCGGACGAAACTGGCGAGTGGGTCGCTCTCGGCTGA
- a CDS encoding type IV pilin: MSPSGRPTPSLHQNRGVSPVVGAALMLVVVVLLAATFAVMAFGFADALREPTPQVAFETAYVADGAGNGGNGAYVNVSHVAGDVADGSTVYVRDESGNEIAWEDVWMGSSTISPGGYVHIDGHGTDGVLDPICEAGQTYYVVVEQSDGGSAVLREVTVPTKPTATSGC; encoded by the coding sequence ATGTCCCCGTCCGGTCGCCCCACTCCATCGCTCCACCAGAACCGCGGCGTCTCGCCCGTCGTCGGCGCGGCGTTGATGCTCGTCGTCGTCGTCCTCCTCGCGGCGACGTTCGCGGTCATGGCGTTCGGGTTCGCCGACGCCCTGCGGGAACCGACGCCGCAAGTCGCCTTCGAGACGGCGTACGTCGCCGACGGGGCGGGAAACGGCGGTAACGGCGCGTACGTCAACGTCTCGCACGTCGCCGGCGACGTCGCCGACGGGTCGACGGTGTACGTGCGCGACGAGTCGGGGAACGAAATCGCGTGGGAAGACGTCTGGATGGGGTCGTCCACCATCTCTCCCGGCGGATACGTCCACATCGACGGCCACGGAACCGACGGCGTCCTTGACCCCATCTGCGAGGCCGGACAGACGTACTACGTCGTCGTCGAGCAGTCCGACGGCGGTTCCGCCGTCCTCCGCGAGGTAACGGTTCCGACGAAGCCGACGGCCACCAGCGGTTGCTGA
- a CDS encoding DUF5822 domain-containing protein — MQPVERTNPEGVDYGWVMQTTFVVTILVGAPIVAVLSTGVTLSTWEARVSFAVRVGAIIWFLTAVAVFAYAKRTDAGDGGTDPDSVAESGTDGD, encoded by the coding sequence GTGCAACCGGTCGAACGGACGAACCCCGAGGGCGTCGATTACGGATGGGTGATGCAGACGACGTTCGTGGTCACCATCCTCGTCGGCGCGCCCATCGTCGCGGTTCTCTCGACGGGCGTGACGCTTTCGACGTGGGAAGCGCGCGTCAGTTTCGCCGTCAGAGTCGGAGCCATCATCTGGTTTCTCACCGCCGTCGCCGTCTTCGCGTACGCGAAGCGAACCGACGCCGGAGACGGCGGCACCGACCCAGATAGCGTCGCCGAGAGCGGGACCGACGGCGACTGA
- a CDS encoding sugar phosphate isomerase/epimerase family protein has protein sequence MYIGVLTVPLGGESLPDALSYLDDIGVEGVELGVGGHPGEAHVDRQEMLDDDGAQEELRETLDEHDMQVSALATHNNPLHPDDDTAEEADTELREAIRLAAQLDVNTVTCFSGLPAGGPNDEVPNWITAPWPTEHADAHDYQWEVAVDYWSELAEFADEQGVDIAIEMHPNMLVYEPTGMLELREATNDRIGANFDPSHLYWQGIEVTDAIRFLGERDAIHHFHAKDTKVYEPKSRVKGVLDTTDYTDEPERSWLFRSIGYGHDEGHWKDVVSTLRMVGYEGALSIEHEDSLTSSTEGLEKAVDVLDRAVFETQPGDAYWAE, from the coding sequence ATGTACATCGGCGTACTCACCGTTCCGCTCGGAGGCGAATCGCTCCCCGACGCTCTGTCGTATCTCGACGATATCGGCGTCGAGGGCGTCGAACTCGGCGTCGGAGGACACCCCGGCGAAGCGCACGTCGACCGGCAGGAGATGCTGGACGACGACGGCGCACAGGAGGAACTCCGCGAGACACTCGACGAACACGACATGCAGGTCAGCGCTCTCGCGACGCACAACAACCCCCTCCACCCCGACGACGACACCGCAGAGGAGGCGGACACCGAACTGCGCGAGGCGATTCGACTCGCCGCGCAACTGGACGTGAACACGGTCACCTGCTTTTCGGGGCTTCCGGCGGGCGGCCCGAACGACGAGGTGCCGAACTGGATTACCGCCCCGTGGCCGACCGAACACGCGGATGCGCACGACTACCAGTGGGAGGTTGCCGTCGACTACTGGTCCGAACTCGCCGAGTTCGCCGACGAGCAGGGCGTCGATATCGCGATCGAGATGCACCCGAACATGCTCGTCTACGAACCGACGGGGATGCTCGAACTCCGCGAGGCGACGAACGACAGAATCGGCGCGAACTTCGACCCCTCGCATCTCTACTGGCAGGGCATCGAGGTGACGGACGCGATTCGCTTCCTCGGCGAACGCGACGCCATTCACCACTTCCACGCCAAGGACACGAAGGTGTACGAGCCGAAGTCGCGCGTCAAGGGCGTCCTCGACACCACGGACTACACGGACGAACCCGAGCGCTCGTGGCTGTTCCGTTCGATCGGATACGGCCACGACGAAGGCCACTGGAAGGACGTCGTCTCGACCCTCCGGATGGTCGGCTACGAGGGCGCTCTCTCCATCGAACACGAGGACTCTTTGACCTCTTCGACGGAGGGGTTAGAGAAGGCAGTCGACGTGTTGGACCGCGCCGTCTTCGAGACGCAACCGGGCGACGCCTACTGGGCGGAGTGA
- a CDS encoding GNAT family N-acetyltransferase, protein MSVNVQKRVDGPGSEEYADQAWELKERIRGEEGVLKQRRRFFADAYRRSKTHLLFLEEDLIAFASARRDGYILFLAVAPEARGEGLGKRLVAEVANDHGSVSCHARTTNEEALSFYKHIGFEVEREITSYYEDGGNAYYLRLGEKSGLREKFSDLLRR, encoded by the coding sequence GTGAGTGTCAACGTTCAAAAGCGGGTAGACGGGCCGGGTTCCGAAGAGTACGCCGACCAGGCGTGGGAGCTGAAAGAGCGAATCCGCGGCGAGGAGGGCGTCCTGAAGCAGCGACGGCGGTTCTTCGCGGACGCGTACCGTCGCTCGAAGACGCATCTTCTCTTCTTGGAGGAGGACCTCATCGCCTTCGCGTCCGCGCGGCGCGACGGCTACATACTCTTTCTCGCCGTCGCGCCCGAGGCGCGCGGCGAGGGACTCGGAAAGCGACTCGTCGCCGAAGTCGCGAACGACCACGGCTCCGTCTCCTGTCACGCCCGAACGACCAACGAGGAGGCGCTATCGTTCTACAAGCACATCGGGTTCGAGGTGGAGCGAGAAATCACGAGTTACTACGAGGACGGCGGCAACGCGTACTATCTCCGACTCGGGGAGAAGTCGGGGCTCCGCGAGAAGTTCTCCGACCTGTTGAGACGGTGA
- a CDS encoding DoxX family protein gives MRYGQSVRRGGASLLASVVLLAFAGRASAHVKYVTPGSDPIAVAEFLANALSDPLNLAVLLGGAASVVALLVGYLAVRPARRDVTVFRETMESYRDLLPWLLRLSMGLPLVGAGFAGYFFSPVVQPAAPTFVRLFGVTVGFLLLFGFGTRIVATVGLVSYLVGLAFEPALFLAVEYVPGFLAIALTGGGRPSADHAVSRMAADDGTVYSRIDPFYRAVAVPFVKRVQPFASLVPLVLRVGVGISFVYLGVAQKIMNPGEALSVVAKYNLTAVVPVSAELWVVGAGLTEALVGVLLVAGAFTRAASLTAFALFTTTLFGLPDDPVLAHVTLFGLVSALLVTGAGPFSVDEWLRYWAARRDSDAAATTTRRPRTDT, from the coding sequence ATGAGATACGGACAGTCGGTCCGACGGGGGGGAGCGTCGCTCCTCGCATCGGTCGTTCTCCTCGCGTTCGCCGGGCGCGCGAGCGCACACGTGAAGTACGTCACGCCCGGAAGCGACCCTATCGCCGTCGCCGAGTTCCTCGCGAACGCCCTCTCGGACCCGTTGAATCTGGCCGTCCTCCTCGGCGGGGCGGCGTCCGTTGTCGCCCTCCTCGTCGGCTATCTGGCCGTCCGCCCGGCGCGACGGGACGTGACGGTGTTCCGCGAGACGATGGAGAGCTACCGGGACCTGTTGCCGTGGCTGCTCCGCCTGAGCATGGGCCTTCCGCTGGTCGGCGCGGGCTTTGCGGGCTACTTCTTCTCGCCCGTCGTCCAACCCGCCGCGCCGACGTTCGTGCGACTGTTCGGCGTCACCGTCGGCTTTCTCCTCCTGTTCGGGTTCGGGACGCGCATCGTCGCCACCGTCGGCCTCGTCTCGTACCTCGTCGGACTGGCTTTCGAACCGGCGCTGTTTCTCGCAGTCGAGTACGTGCCGGGCTTTCTGGCCATCGCACTCACGGGCGGCGGGCGTCCGAGCGCAGACCACGCCGTCTCGCGGATGGCGGCGGACGACGGGACGGTGTACTCGCGAATCGACCCGTTCTACCGCGCCGTCGCGGTGCCGTTCGTAAAGCGCGTCCAACCGTTCGCGTCGCTCGTTCCCCTCGTCCTTCGCGTCGGCGTCGGTATCTCGTTCGTCTACCTCGGCGTCGCACAGAAGATAATGAACCCCGGCGAGGCGCTTTCGGTCGTCGCCAAGTACAACCTCACCGCCGTCGTCCCCGTCTCGGCCGAACTGTGGGTCGTCGGCGCGGGACTAACCGAAGCGCTCGTGGGCGTCCTCCTCGTCGCCGGCGCGTTCACCCGCGCCGCGTCGCTGACGGCCTTCGCCCTCTTCACGACGACGCTCTTCGGACTGCCCGACGACCCCGTCTTGGCGCACGTCACGCTGTTCGGCCTCGTCTCGGCGCTTCTCGTGACGGGTGCGGGACCGTTCTCGGTGGACGAGTGGCTCCGGTACTGGGCCGCGCGGCGCGACAGTGACGCCGCCGCGACGACGACGCGACGCCCGCGGACCGACACCTGA